The Streptomyces sp. ALI-76-A nucleotide sequence GGACGAGGTCCACGAGGAAGGTCTGGCCCTCCTCGCGCTCCTTGGGGAACACACCGTGGTGCCCACGGGCCTTCAGGCCGCGCAGCGCGACACGATCCACGCGAATCACTCCTGCAATCGTCGGTCACGGCCGGTCCGTACCGTGTGCGGGCGGCACACCGGCCTCGAATCGAATCTACCCGCGAGCACGGACAGGGCCGGGCCACGGGGGCCGCGGGTCCCCGCCGGGGCCCGGAGGTTCATCGTGCGTTTCCCCCGGGGAACCCGGCGGCTCACGGGCTGGTAGCCGCCCCTACCCGGGGGTAGGTGATTCCAACCACTTGTTGGTCCCTGCGGGCGGTTCCGGGAGCGTGCGCGGGCCTTCCCGGGTGGCTCCCGGGGGCCCGGTCGCCCGGCCGGTCCTGTGGTCCGCGTACCCCCTCAGGCGGGGGTGTCGTCGCTCTCGTCCTCGTCCGTCTCGGCCAGAACGGGGGAGGCGTGGTGGGACCAGAGCTTCCAGCCCTCGGCCGTGCGGCGGAACACGTTCGTGGCGACCACCAGCTGGCCGACGAGCGGACCGAGCTCGTCGCCGCCCTCGGGGGCGGGACCGCCGCTGAGGATGTTCTCGGTGCAGGTCACCAGCGCCGTGTCGCCGGTGACCGAGACATGCACGTCGGTGAGGAAGAACTGGATGTAGTCGGTGTTCGCCATGATCAGGGCGTACGACCTGAGGACCTCGCCCCGGCCGTTGAGCACGGGCCAGCCCGGGTGCACGCAGGAGATCACCCCGGCGTCGGCGGGGTCGTGGTACGTCTCGTCGACGCCCAGGTCGGCCGGGGTGAGCCAGAGCGAAGACAGCACCTCGAAGTCGCCGCGTTCCATGGCCTCGTAGTAGGTCGTGTTGGCGAGTTCGACCTCTGCCACGTCGGTGTGCGGGGCGCTCACCGGGCTCCTTCCGCGCGGGTGCCTGCCACGCGTGCCTCTTCCACGGCGCGCGCGACGCGGACCGCGTCCGCCGTGGCGCGCACCTCGTGGACGCGCACCGCCCACGCGCCGGCGTGCGCCGCGAGCGCCGAGACGGCGGCCGTGGCGGCGTCCCGCTCGCGCGCGGGCGGCGGGGCGGCCTGCGGGCCGGCCAGGACACGGCCCAGGAAGCGCTTGCGGGAGGCCGCGACGAGCACCGGGCGGCCGAGGCCGAGCAGGCGGTCCAGGTGGGCGAGCAGGGTGAGGTCGTGCTCGGCGTTCTTGGAGAAGCCGAGTCCCGGGTCGACGACGACACGGTCGGGGGCGATGCCGCCGTCCAGGACGGCCCGCACGCGCGCGTGCAGTTCGTCGACGACCTCGGTGACGACGTCGTCATAGACGCCCTGGACGTTGCCGCCCGCCAGGAAGCCACGCCAGTGCATGACGACGAAGGGGGCCCCGGTCTCCGCGACGACCGGGATCATCGCGGGGTCGGCGAGGCCGCCGCTGACGTCGTTGACGAGGACGGCACCGGCGGCGAGGGCCTGTTCGGCGACGGAGGCGCGCATGGTGTCGACCGAGACCGTGACGCCTTCGGAGGCCAGGCCGCGGACGACCGGGATGACGCGCTTGAGCTCCTCCGCCTCGTCGACACGGGAGGCGCCGGGGCGGGTGGACTCACCGCCGACGTCGACCAGGTCCGCGCCCTCGGTGACCAGGTCCAGGCCGTGCTTGACGGCGGCCACGGTGTCGAAGAAGCGGCCGCCGTCGGAGAAGGAATCGGGGGTCACGTTCACGACCCCCATGACCGCGCAGCGGTCCCATTCGGGAAGGCCCGCGACGCGCCCGCGTCCGCTCTGCTTGCTCATACGTTCAGCGTAGGCCCCGGGCGGGGGCGCGGGGCTCGGGGCCCGGCCGAAGCGGCGATCCACCGAGGAGGCCCGAGCGGAGGCCCCCGGAGCTGGAGGAGGGGCGGGGCCTCCGCTCGGGCCAGGGCTTCGGCTCAAGCCGGTCTCGGTGGGCGCGGTCCGCGGACCTCGGCGCGTTCCGGTCACGCCGCGCGGACGTTCCCTTCCGTCGGTGCGTGCGCACACGCGCGTGCGGGGGCCGTACGGCGCCGGAGGAAGCGCGGCAGCGGGAGGCCCAGGCTGACGAAGCCCTCCGCCTGCAGGGCGGCGAGGCCGATGCGCGGCAGGTCGCCCGAGGCCCGGTAGACGACGAAGCGCGGCTCCCAGCGGGGCCGGAACTTCGCGTTGAAGCGGTACAGGGACTCGATCTGGAACCAGCGGGACAGGAACACCAACAGGCCGCGCCAGACGCGCAGTACGGGGCCCGCGCCGATCTTCTCGCCGCGCGCCAGTGCCGAGCGGAACATCGCGAAGTTGAGCGACACGCGGGTGACCTCCAGGCGGGGGGCTGCCTGGAGCGCGGCCACGATCAGCAGCTCGTTCATGCCCGGGTCGGCCGAGCGGTCGCGGCGCATCAGGTCCAGCGAGGCGCCGTCCGTCCCCCATGGCACGAAGTGCAGGATCGCCTTCAGGTCGCCGTACGGCCCCGGCCGGTCGTCCCGCCGGTGGGCGGTGGCGACGAGGCAGTCGCCGTCGGCCGGGTCGCCGATGCGGCCCAGCGCCATGGAGAAGCCGCGTTCGGTGTCGGTGCCGCGCCAGTCGTCGGCAGCACGGCGGATCCGCTCCAGCTCGGCCTCCCCGACGTCACGGACGCGTCGTACCCGGGTCTCGTAACCGGCCCGCTCGATGCGCTTGACCATCTGGCGCACGTTGCGCATCGCGCGGCCGGCGAGCGAGAAATCCGCGACGTCCACCACCGCCTCGTCGCCCAGTTCGAGGGCGTCCAGGCCGGTCTCGCGGGTCCAGACCTCGCCGCCGGTCTCGGAGCAGCCCATGACGGCGGGCGTCCACGAGTGGGCCCGTGCCTCGTCCATGAAGCGCTCGATGGCGCCCGGCCAGGCCTCCACGTCACCGATCGGGTCGCCGCTGGCGAGCATCACGCCGGACACGACCCGGTAGGTCACCGCCGCCTTCCCGCTGGGCGAGAAGACGACGGCCTTGTCACGGCGCAGCGCGAAGTGGCCGAGGGAGTCGCGGCCGCCGTGCCGGTCCAGCAGGGCGCGCAGGCGGGCCTCGTCCTCCTCGGTGAGGCGCGCGGCGGGGTGTTCGGGCCGCAGGGCGAAGTAGATCGTCGTGACGGCGGTGAGCAGGCCGAGGGCGCCCAGGGACACGGCGACCGTCCAGGACGTGTCGCCCCGGTAGTCGACCGGACCCTCGAAGCCGAACAGGCCGTACAGGACGTGCGTGAGGCGATCGGCCAGGCTGGGGTGGCCGATCACATGGTTCGGGTGGACGCTGACGACGACCAGCCCGAGAGCGAGGGAACCGGCGCCCATGAGGACGAAGTTGGCGAGCGCGCGCCAACGGCCGCGCGGGTCGGGCAGGGCCGCGAACTGGTCACGGTGACGCAGCAGGGGCGCGAGCAGCGCGAGGGTGATGAGCACCCCCACCAGGGAGTGCCGGTACGTGAACTGAGCCACCGCGCCGGCCGGCAGC carries:
- a CDS encoding phosphatidylglycerol lysyltransferase domain-containing protein, whose protein sequence is MPVRTDEDTPGAVPARSHRVGRVLRGPRPEAVPALVGTACALVGLLDIAAGVFPRFRHSRMHTLAEVLPGALGPFAAALSLSVGVLLLLLAHGLKRHKRRAWRAAVVLLPAGAVAQFTYRHSLVGVLITLALLAPLLRHRDQFAALPDPRGRWRALANFVLMGAGSLALGLVVVSVHPNHVIGHPSLADRLTHVLYGLFGFEGPVDYRGDTSWTVAVSLGALGLLTAVTTIYFALRPEHPAARLTEEDEARLRALLDRHGGRDSLGHFALRRDKAVVFSPSGKAAVTYRVVSGVMLASGDPIGDVEAWPGAIERFMDEARAHSWTPAVMGCSETGGEVWTRETGLDALELGDEAVVDVADFSLAGRAMRNVRQMVKRIERAGYETRVRRVRDVGEAELERIRRAADDWRGTDTERGFSMALGRIGDPADGDCLVATAHRRDDRPGPYGDLKAILHFVPWGTDGASLDLMRRDRSADPGMNELLIVAALQAAPRLEVTRVSLNFAMFRSALARGEKIGAGPVLRVWRGLLVFLSRWFQIESLYRFNAKFRPRWEPRFVVYRASGDLPRIGLAALQAEGFVSLGLPLPRFLRRRTAPARACAHAPTEGNVRAA
- a CDS encoding nuclear transport factor 2 family protein, with the protein product MSAPHTDVAEVELANTTYYEAMERGDFEVLSSLWLTPADLGVDETYHDPADAGVISCVHPGWPVLNGRGEVLRSYALIMANTDYIQFFLTDVHVSVTGDTALVTCTENILSGGPAPEGGDELGPLVGQLVVATNVFRRTAEGWKLWSHHASPVLAETDEDESDDTPA
- the folP gene encoding dihydropteroate synthase, with product MSKQSGRGRVAGLPEWDRCAVMGVVNVTPDSFSDGGRFFDTVAAVKHGLDLVTEGADLVDVGGESTRPGASRVDEAEELKRVIPVVRGLASEGVTVSVDTMRASVAEQALAAGAVLVNDVSGGLADPAMIPVVAETGAPFVVMHWRGFLAGGNVQGVYDDVVTEVVDELHARVRAVLDGGIAPDRVVVDPGLGFSKNAEHDLTLLAHLDRLLGLGRPVLVAASRKRFLGRVLAGPQAAPPPARERDAATAAVSALAAHAGAWAVRVHEVRATADAVRVARAVEEARVAGTRAEGAR